In Salvelinus namaycush isolate Seneca chromosome 20, SaNama_1.0, whole genome shotgun sequence, the following proteins share a genomic window:
- the tcta gene encoding T-cell leukemia translocation-altered gene protein homolog isoform X1 produces MEESWDFEFLSRIVDGFVSFLSEFVDDWLANDMRVSIFKILFSWLVVSLIAIHFAWRVYGNTVNDMYYRQGTGGQNGGTPDTAPHRSGWESAAGDTIKTHRE; encoded by the exons ATGGAAGAGTCGTGGGATTTCGAGTTTTTATCCCGTATTGTGGACGGGTTTGTGTCGTTTCTTTCCGAATTTGTGGATGACTGGTTGGCTAATGATATGAGAGTGTCAATATTCAAGATCTTGTTTAGCTGGCTTGTTGTCAGTCTCATTGCCATCCACTTCGCTTGGAGAGTTTACGGAAACACTGTGAACGATATGTATTAccgacaag GTACTGGTGGACAGAATGGAGGCACACCTGACACTGCACCTCACCGCAGTGGATG GGAGAGTGCTGCAGGAGACACCATCAAGACACACCGTGAGTGA
- the tcta gene encoding T-cell leukemia translocation-altered gene protein homolog isoform X3, with amino-acid sequence MEESWDFEFLSRIVDGFVSFLSEFVDDWLANDMRVSIFKILFSWLVVSLIAIHFAWRVYGNTVNDMYYRQGTGGQNGGTPDTAPHRSG; translated from the exons ATGGAAGAGTCGTGGGATTTCGAGTTTTTATCCCGTATTGTGGACGGGTTTGTGTCGTTTCTTTCCGAATTTGTGGATGACTGGTTGGCTAATGATATGAGAGTGTCAATATTCAAGATCTTGTTTAGCTGGCTTGTTGTCAGTCTCATTGCCATCCACTTCGCTTGGAGAGTTTACGGAAACACTGTGAACGATATGTATTAccgacaag GTACTGGTGGACAGAATGGAGGCACACCTGACACTGCACCTCACCGCAGTGGATG a
- the tcta gene encoding T-cell leukemia translocation-altered gene protein homolog isoform X2 yields MEESWDFEFLSRIVDGFVSFLSEFVDDWLANDMRVSIFKILFSWLVVSLIAIHFAWRVYGNTVNDMYYRQGTGGQNGGTPDTAPHRSGW; encoded by the exons ATGGAAGAGTCGTGGGATTTCGAGTTTTTATCCCGTATTGTGGACGGGTTTGTGTCGTTTCTTTCCGAATTTGTGGATGACTGGTTGGCTAATGATATGAGAGTGTCAATATTCAAGATCTTGTTTAGCTGGCTTGTTGTCAGTCTCATTGCCATCCACTTCGCTTGGAGAGTTTACGGAAACACTGTGAACGATATGTATTAccgacaag GTACTGGTGGACAGAATGGAGGCACACCTGACACTGCACCTCACCGCAGTGGATGGTAG